A DNA window from Macadamia integrifolia cultivar HAES 741 chromosome 4, SCU_Mint_v3, whole genome shotgun sequence contains the following coding sequences:
- the LOC122075468 gene encoding ABC transporter G family member 22-like, whose protein sequence is MDTTPPTTVGGLGRTKSDVVESGGGSSLSRKLSFGKRLASPGQGGGNSRSHLRKSRSAQLKMDSDEVSSSAALSRASSASLGFSFSFTGFTLPPEDITDFNVFSDDEIVPEDIEAGTRKKVHMEPTWPIYLKFTDVTYKVVLKGVRTTVEKDILNGITGSVNPGEVLALMGPSGSGKTTLLSLLGGRLSVPAQGGSITYNDQPYSKSLKRRIGFVTQDDVLFPHLTVRETLTYAALLRLPKTLTRQQKEERAMDVIYELGLERCQDSKIGGSFVRGVSGGERKRVCIGSEILINPSVLFLDEPTSGLDSTTALRTVKMLHDIAEAGKTVVTTIHQPSSRLFHKFDKLILLGKGSLLYFGKASEAMVYFSSIGCSPLIAMNPAEFLLDLANGNINDVSIPSELEDKVHMGNAETETRNGKPSPTVVHEYLVEAYETRVAENEKKKLMAPIPINEEFKSKVMREWGASWWEQYCILFQRGLKERRHDYLSWLRITQVLATAIILGLLWWQSDGTTLKGLQDQAGLLFYISVFWGFFPVFTAIFTFPQERAMINKERAVDMYKLSAYFLARTTSDLPLDLFLPILFLLVVYFMAGLTLSVGSFFLSMLTVFLCIIAAQGLGLAIGAMLMDVKKATTLASVTVMTFMLAGGFFVKRVPVFISWIRYISFNYHTYRLLLKVQYDHKTPAIYGMKLDSGISEVVALVTMVFGYRILAYLSLRRMKL, encoded by the exons atggaTACGACACCGCCAACGACGGTGGGGGGACTGGGTAGAACGAAATCAGATGTAGTAGAGAGTGGTGGTGGCAGTAGCCTCTCCAGGAAGTTGAGCTTTGGGAAGCGCTTGGCATCGCCGGGACAAGGCGGCGGGAATAGCAGAAGCCATTTAAGGAAGTCGAGGAGCGCACAGCTGAAGATGGATTCGGACGAGGTGAGCAGCAGCGCCGCCCTCAGTAGGGCGTCTAGTGCCAGCTTGGgcttttccttctccttcacgGGTTTCACACTCCCACCCGAAGACATTACAGATTTTAACGTTTTCAGCGACGATGAAATCGTCC CGGAGGACATCGAAGCTGGCACTCGCAAGAAGGTTCATATGGAGCCCACATGGCCAATTTATCTCAAG TTCACAGATGTGACATACAAGGTTGTTCTTAAAGGTGTCAGGACAACAGTAGAGAAGGATATCTTAAATGGGATTACTGGTTCAGTGAATCCAGGAGAAGTTTTAGCATTAATGGGACCATCAGGGAGTGGAAAGACTACCCTTCTTAGTCTGCTTGGTGGAAGATTAAGTGTACCTGCTCAAGGTGGTTCTATTACTTACAATGATCAGCCATATTCCAAGTCCCTAAAACGCAG GATAGGATTCGTGACTCAAGACGACGTTCTATTTCCTCACCTAACAGTGAGAGAAACATTAACATATGCAGCTCTTCTGCGATTGCCAAAAACACTGACAAGACAACAGAAAGAAGAACGAGCCATGGATGTCATCTATGAGCTTGGCTTGGAGAG GTGTCAAGACTCTAAGATTGGAGGCTCTTTTGTGAGGGGAGTTTCAGGTGGTGAGAGGAAAAGAGTGTGTATTGGCAGTGAAATTCTAATCAACCCTTCAGTTCTGTTTCTCGATGAGCCAACCTCTGGCTTGGATTCGACAACAGCTCTTAGGACTGTTAAGATGTTACATGACATTGCTGAG GCTGGAAAAACAGTGGTGACTACAATCCATCAGCCATCCAGCAGATTGTTCCACAAGTTTGACAAATTGATCCTTCTTGGCAAAGGGAGCTTACTCTACTTCGGAAAAGCATCAGAAGCAATGGTTTATTTCTCTTCCATAGGATGTTCCCCTCTCATTGCCATGAATCCAGCGGAATTCCTGCTAGATCTAGCAAATGGAAATATAAATGATGTTTCCATACCATCAGAATTAGAGGATAAAGTGCATATGGGAAATGCAGAAACTGAAACAAGAaatggaaagccatctcctACAGTGGTGCATGAG TACCTTGTTGAGGCCTATGAGACAAGGGTGGcagaaaatgagaagaagaaactcatggCGCCGATTCCTATCAATGAAGAATTCAAGTCAAAGGTAATGAGAGAATGGGGGGCAAGCTGGTGGGAACAGTACTGTATCCTGTTTCAGAGAGGCCTCAAAGAAAGGCGGCATGATTACTTAAGCTGGTTGAGAATCACCCAAGTTCTAGCGACAGCAATTATTTTAGGTTTGCTCTGGTGGCAGTCAGATGGTACTACCCTGAAAGGACTCCAAGATCAG GCAGGATTGTTGTTCTACATCTCTGTATTTTGGGGCTTCTTTCCTGTTTTCACAGCAATCTTCACATTCCCTCAAGAGAGGGCCATGATAAACAAGGAACGAGCAGTAGACATGTACAAACTAAGTGCATATTTTCTTGCTAGGACAACAAGTGATCTGCCACTTGACCTTTTCCTACCTATACTCTTCCTACTCGTCGTTTACTTCATGGCAGGCTTGACATTGAGTGTTGGCTCATTCTTCCTAAGCATGCTTACTGTGTTCCTTTGCATTATAGCAGCTCAG GGGCTCGGACTGGCTATTGGTGCTATGCTGATGGATGTAAAGAAGGCAACAACTCTGGCTTCTGTAACTGTGATGACATTTATGTTGGCTGGTGGCTTTTTTGTCAAG AGAGTTCCAGTGTTTATATCATGGATCCGTTATATTTCTTTCAACTACCATACCTACAGGCTTCTTCTAAAGGTGCAGTACGATCATAAAACTCCTGCCATATATGGAATGAAACTGGACAGTGGAATTTCAGAAGTAGTTGCCTTGGTTACCATGGTTTTCGGATATCGTATTCTAGCATACCTCTCATTGCGGAGAATGAAGCTCTGA